The following proteins come from a genomic window of Spongiibacter tropicus DSM 19543:
- a CDS encoding YheT family hydrolase: MSNTSDFFPPGPLQNPHVQSILASAGPRKLKLMARSRELSRVSKSVILDCGHGTQLLGEYCRQENQRSRGLVTLIHGWEGSSRSTYLLSAASAFYRAGYDVFRLNLRDHGPSHHLNRGLFNSTLLDEVLGALRSIQSNYPHDWQFLAGFSLGGNFSLRIAARAKEAGIRLNQTIAVCPVVNPINTMEALEQGWWVYEQYFVRKWKRSLRRKLELYPELDFGERLAGMRKLRDFNNYFVPNHTPFDEPEDYFRAYALSRDVLSTLSSPAHIVAAQDDPMILAEDFETLRGIDQLSMETPRYGGHCGFVKNYQLDSWIDERLLELVELSRRQATAPATSAARFADKD; encoded by the coding sequence ATGTCCAACACAAGCGACTTCTTCCCCCCAGGCCCCTTACAGAACCCCCATGTGCAGTCGATACTGGCCTCTGCGGGTCCGCGCAAACTGAAGCTGATGGCACGCAGTCGGGAGCTGTCACGAGTCAGTAAATCCGTCATTCTTGATTGCGGCCACGGCACCCAATTGCTCGGCGAATATTGCCGTCAGGAAAACCAGCGCAGCCGGGGGCTGGTTACCCTGATCCACGGCTGGGAAGGCAGCTCCCGTTCAACGTACTTGCTCTCAGCCGCCTCCGCGTTTTACCGGGCGGGCTACGATGTATTCCGCCTGAACCTGCGAGATCATGGCCCCAGTCACCACCTCAACCGCGGCCTGTTCAATTCGACGCTGCTGGACGAAGTGCTGGGCGCCCTGCGCAGTATTCAAAGCAACTATCCTCACGACTGGCAGTTTCTGGCCGGGTTTTCTCTCGGAGGCAATTTCTCGCTGCGCATCGCGGCCAGAGCCAAAGAAGCCGGCATCCGCTTGAACCAGACCATTGCGGTCTGCCCGGTCGTCAATCCGATAAACACCATGGAAGCGCTGGAACAGGGCTGGTGGGTATACGAGCAGTACTTTGTAAGAAAGTGGAAGCGCTCTCTGCGACGCAAGCTGGAGCTTTACCCCGAGCTGGATTTTGGCGAGCGACTGGCTGGCATGCGCAAACTGCGCGACTTCAACAACTACTTTGTGCCAAACCACACCCCCTTCGACGAGCCCGAGGACTATTTCCGGGCCTATGCGCTCAGCCGGGACGTTCTCAGCACGCTGAGCAGCCCGGCCCATATCGTCGCCGCACAAGACGATCCAATGATCCTAGCCGAAGACTTTGAAACCCTGCGCGGCATCGACCAGCTAAGTATGGAAACGCCCCGCTACGGCGGCCATTGTGGCTTCGTCAAAAACTACCAACTGGACAGCTGGATCGACGAACGCCTGCTCGAGCTGGTTGAATTAAGCCGCCGTCAAGCCACTGCGCCCGCAACCAGTGCAGCGCGATTCGCCGATAAGGACTGA
- a CDS encoding HpcH/HpaI aldolase/citrate lyase family protein — MAFTPRRSVLYMPGANTRALEKARGLDADVLILDLEDAVAPSQKAVAREQVLAAVNEGGYGYRELVVRVNGFDTPWGRDDIAAFAQAPIAALCLPKVESAAEVRAVAQLLKQHEAPAALKLWTMAETPRGILSIDEVAGADPRMAAIVLGTSDLAKDLRVPHTPSRLGMITSLGLCVLAARAHGLDVLDGVHLDLDDAEGLELACAQGVELGFDGKTLIHPKQLAAANQAFSPSAEQIARAEKVRDAWQQAEADGKGVVLVDGRLVEALHVEDALRVLAIAEALSDR; from the coding sequence ATGGCTTTTACTCCTCGACGTTCAGTGTTGTACATGCCCGGTGCCAATACCCGCGCCTTGGAAAAAGCGCGTGGACTGGATGCGGATGTACTGATTCTCGACTTGGAAGATGCCGTGGCCCCGTCGCAGAAAGCGGTGGCGCGTGAGCAGGTGCTGGCGGCGGTGAACGAGGGCGGCTACGGCTATCGCGAGCTGGTAGTTCGCGTGAACGGCTTTGATACCCCTTGGGGGCGTGACGACATTGCGGCTTTTGCTCAGGCGCCTATCGCGGCGCTGTGTTTGCCGAAAGTAGAATCCGCCGCTGAGGTGCGTGCGGTGGCGCAGTTGCTCAAGCAGCACGAGGCACCCGCCGCACTCAAATTGTGGACGATGGCGGAAACGCCGCGAGGCATTTTGTCGATTGACGAGGTGGCGGGTGCCGATCCACGCATGGCGGCGATTGTACTGGGAACGTCTGATCTGGCGAAAGACTTGCGTGTTCCTCATACCCCGTCACGATTGGGTATGATCACGTCCTTGGGGCTTTGTGTGCTGGCCGCCAGAGCGCATGGCCTGGATGTACTGGATGGTGTTCATCTCGACCTGGACGATGCCGAAGGACTGGAGTTGGCCTGCGCGCAAGGCGTTGAGCTGGGATTCGACGGTAAAACCCTGATCCATCCCAAGCAGTTGGCCGCCGCCAATCAGGCGTTCTCGCCCAGTGCTGAACAAATTGCCCGGGCAGAAAAAGTGCGCGATGCCTGGCAACAGGCCGAGGCCGACGGTAAAGGTGTGGTGCTGGTAGACGGGCGCCTGGTTGAGGCGCTGCATGTTGAAGATGCCTTGCGCGTGCTGGCGATAGCCGAGGCCCTGAGCGATCGCTGA
- a CDS encoding imelysin family protein, with protein MYQTATTRFFSGRFINGLAVTAIASTLAACSPAPEERLLESTANASLLPAYMGFADTATQLASATQRFCEAPSEETLDASRELWRNSAVAWSGLQVKHFGPVTVDNVSWKIQFWPDRKNLVARKMEAFLQNGEAITTQSIADASVVIQGLNALEYLLFDEKAGQLARYQQDDHRRCDALQAIAAHQQNVSRALYESWLPDHGDYLKTFTHPGKDNISFPDTQLAVATLIESLVEGAELVGRDKLSRPMGSDRKPAIPQPYMLEWWRSGFSAQSILSSLNAMQRLFLADKLYGLDDYLRDQGQTALADEISAAFERCIAAAQNLDGSLFEQLSSGADTRKEQALLSEVQALLLLLKDELPAALNITLSFNGADGD; from the coding sequence ATGTACCAGACTGCGACAACGCGTTTTTTCTCTGGTCGATTCATCAACGGACTCGCCGTGACGGCCATAGCCAGCACACTCGCAGCCTGTAGCCCTGCACCTGAAGAACGGCTGCTGGAAAGCACGGCCAACGCCAGCCTGCTTCCCGCGTATATGGGGTTTGCCGATACGGCAACCCAGCTCGCCTCGGCCACGCAGCGTTTTTGCGAGGCACCGAGTGAAGAGACGCTGGACGCCAGCCGGGAACTCTGGCGCAACAGTGCCGTGGCGTGGTCAGGTTTGCAGGTCAAGCACTTCGGCCCGGTCACCGTGGATAATGTCAGCTGGAAAATCCAGTTCTGGCCCGATCGTAAAAATCTGGTTGCCCGAAAAATGGAAGCGTTTCTGCAGAACGGTGAAGCCATCACCACGCAGAGTATTGCCGATGCCAGCGTCGTGATTCAGGGCTTGAATGCGCTGGAGTATCTGCTTTTTGATGAAAAAGCCGGACAACTGGCAAGGTATCAGCAAGATGATCATCGCCGTTGTGACGCTCTGCAAGCCATCGCAGCACACCAGCAGAATGTCAGCCGGGCATTGTATGAGAGCTGGCTGCCGGACCATGGGGATTACCTGAAAACCTTCACCCACCCCGGCAAAGATAATATCAGCTTCCCCGACACCCAACTGGCCGTCGCCACCTTGATAGAAAGTCTGGTGGAAGGCGCCGAGCTGGTCGGCCGTGACAAGCTGTCGCGCCCTATGGGCAGTGACCGCAAACCGGCAATCCCCCAACCCTACATGCTCGAATGGTGGCGGAGCGGATTCTCCGCCCAGAGTATTCTCAGCAGTTTGAATGCCATGCAGCGGCTTTTCCTCGCCGACAAACTATACGGGCTGGACGACTACCTCCGCGACCAGGGTCAAACTGCCTTGGCGGATGAAATCAGTGCCGCCTTTGAGCGCTGCATTGCCGCTGCACAGAATCTGGATGGCAGCCTGTTCGAGCAACTCAGCAGCGGTGCCGACACCCGCAAGGAACAGGCACTGCTCAGTGAAGTACAAGCCCTCCTTCTGCTGCTGAAAGACGAACTGCCCGCCGCATTAAATATCACTTTGAGCTTCAACGGCGCCGACGGAGACTGA
- a CDS encoding nuclear transport factor 2 family protein, protein MAYGKLAQQASERSGQYVSAGNREAWLSLFADEAVVQDPVGVSPLDPTGEGHKGKEAIAAFWDMVIAPGSIDFTIVSSHPAGDECANVVHMVNAMPGDMKIVVDMVVVYAANADGKLTSLKAYWDYDSVMSQLT, encoded by the coding sequence ATGGCTTACGGAAAGTTAGCGCAGCAGGCCAGCGAGCGCTCGGGGCAATATGTCAGTGCCGGAAATCGCGAGGCGTGGTTATCGCTGTTTGCCGACGAAGCGGTGGTGCAAGATCCGGTTGGGGTGTCACCGCTTGACCCCACGGGAGAGGGGCACAAAGGTAAAGAGGCCATTGCCGCCTTTTGGGATATGGTCATTGCGCCGGGCAGTATCGATTTCACCATTGTCAGTTCGCATCCGGCGGGTGACGAATGTGCCAATGTGGTTCACATGGTTAATGCAATGCCGGGCGACATGAAAATTGTCGTCGATATGGTTGTAGTGTACGCCGCGAACGCCGACGGTAAACTGACGTCGCTCAAGGCGTATTGGGATTATGACTCTGTGATGTCGCAACTGACGTAG
- a CDS encoding TonB-dependent receptor: MTNIPARRSLIAAAICGALSAPALVHADDGLALEEVLVTAEKRESSLQETPISLLAFSSERLERFGIGDLGDLAGLAPNVTMSPFPNSRSSMVVFMRGVGNNDSQTTQDPAIGVYVDGVYIARSVGLTGDVADLERIEILRGPQGTLYGRNTTGGAINMITAKPSDEFGVSQKLSFGNRDFWQSLTKLETGKHQGVAAKVTYMESSHEGWVKNTGAGDNFGEEKKKAGRVALRWDASDSVTVDYAYDFSEIDGPQHFYQKTRTLIPLPSLTVPASEERQESGTWWKPVEPSSTEISGHTLIVTWDSPLGEFKSITGYRELEETTHQDYGGGDQFFEANVEVEQDQFSQEFQLVGDIGTSVRYVAGLYYFEEESYESEVDFSLNPTVFPPTYPQSEGRQIDSDAKAYAVYGQATWTPEALESKLDVTLGARYTVDKRSARKNSIYFVGGEQSGSDEWSNFNPSITVDYNWTDELSTYAKVVTAYKAGGFNTRSTEAGFQPPFDEEEMTSYEVGLKSSWLNNRVSVNAAVFRADYTDMQTQQITDNSTIFLTDVYNVGEAQIDGFEIDMMAVLLRGLTLQLSYGYTDADFVEYIDQRGGSPTFGQDISAGAKMPYAPENNYSVGLDYQRGIGSGANTALLTASLDYSWTDERYGTAVNDDIEGFFLDDYGIVNARLALSEMSVGDGELEVAFWGRNLNDEDYKVHSISLGVYHAAVFGEPKSFGFDVKLSF, encoded by the coding sequence ATGACGAATATTCCCGCTCGTCGGTCGCTTATCGCGGCGGCGATTTGTGGCGCGTTGTCGGCACCGGCACTGGTTCACGCTGATGATGGGCTGGCGCTCGAAGAAGTACTCGTGACTGCGGAAAAGCGCGAGAGTTCACTTCAGGAAACCCCTATCTCGCTGTTGGCGTTCTCGAGTGAGCGGCTCGAACGCTTCGGTATTGGTGATCTCGGCGATCTGGCGGGCCTGGCGCCCAACGTGACCATGTCGCCGTTCCCAAACAGCCGCAGTTCAATGGTCGTGTTTATGCGCGGTGTGGGAAATAACGACAGCCAGACGACCCAGGACCCGGCGATCGGCGTCTATGTCGATGGCGTTTACATTGCGCGTTCAGTCGGTTTGACAGGTGATGTTGCCGACCTGGAGCGTATTGAAATTTTGCGTGGTCCCCAGGGCACGCTCTATGGCCGCAACACCACCGGTGGTGCGATCAACATGATTACCGCAAAACCCAGTGATGAATTCGGCGTCAGTCAGAAACTCAGCTTCGGCAACCGGGATTTCTGGCAGTCGCTGACCAAGCTTGAAACCGGAAAACATCAGGGTGTCGCCGCAAAAGTGACGTACATGGAATCCAGTCACGAAGGCTGGGTAAAAAATACCGGTGCTGGCGATAATTTCGGTGAAGAGAAGAAAAAGGCCGGCCGGGTAGCCCTGCGCTGGGATGCCAGTGACAGCGTCACCGTTGACTATGCTTACGATTTTTCTGAGATTGACGGTCCGCAGCATTTCTATCAGAAAACCCGCACTTTGATTCCTCTTCCCAGCTTGACGGTTCCTGCCTCTGAGGAACGTCAGGAAAGTGGCACCTGGTGGAAGCCTGTTGAGCCAAGCAGCACAGAAATCAGCGGACACACCTTGATTGTGACTTGGGATTCACCATTGGGTGAGTTTAAGTCGATCACGGGTTATCGCGAGTTGGAAGAGACTACCCACCAAGATTACGGTGGTGGTGACCAATTTTTTGAGGCGAATGTTGAAGTTGAACAGGACCAGTTCTCGCAGGAGTTCCAGCTGGTTGGGGATATCGGCACCAGCGTCCGCTATGTGGCAGGCCTGTATTACTTTGAAGAAGAGTCGTACGAGAGTGAAGTAGACTTCAGTCTGAATCCCACTGTATTTCCCCCAACGTATCCGCAAAGCGAAGGCCGTCAGATCGACTCTGATGCCAAAGCGTACGCGGTTTACGGTCAAGCTACCTGGACGCCGGAAGCACTGGAAAGCAAATTGGACGTAACCTTGGGCGCCCGCTATACCGTCGATAAGCGCTCTGCACGCAAGAACAGCATCTATTTCGTAGGTGGCGAGCAATCCGGCAGCGATGAGTGGAGCAATTTCAACCCCAGTATCACCGTGGACTACAACTGGACTGATGAGCTGAGCACCTATGCCAAAGTCGTAACCGCCTACAAAGCCGGTGGTTTTAACACGCGTAGTACCGAAGCCGGGTTCCAGCCTCCTTTCGATGAAGAAGAGATGACTTCGTATGAGGTGGGGCTCAAGTCTAGCTGGTTGAACAATCGTGTGAGCGTTAACGCGGCGGTGTTCCGTGCGGATTACACCGATATGCAAACGCAGCAGATCACCGATAACAGCACCATCTTCCTGACTGACGTTTACAACGTGGGCGAGGCGCAGATTGATGGTTTCGAAATCGATATGATGGCGGTGCTGCTGCGCGGCCTTACCTTGCAGCTTTCCTACGGCTATACCGACGCTGATTTCGTGGAGTATATCGATCAGCGAGGCGGTAGCCCGACCTTTGGTCAGGATATTTCCGCGGGCGCAAAAATGCCTTATGCCCCTGAGAATAACTACTCGGTAGGACTTGACTATCAGCGAGGAATTGGCAGCGGCGCAAACACAGCCCTGTTAACAGCATCGTTGGACTACAGCTGGACCGACGAGCGTTATGGCACTGCCGTGAATGACGATATCGAGGGTTTTTTCCTCGATGACTACGGCATTGTTAATGCCCGGCTCGCATTGTCGGAAATGAGTGTGGGCGACGGTGAGCTTGAGGTTGCCTTCTGGGGCCGAAACTTGAACGATGAGGACTACAAGGTGCATTCAATCAGCTTGGGAGTTTATCACGCAGCGGTATTCGGTGAGCCCAAGAGCTTTGGTTTCGACGTAAAACTCAGCTTTTGA
- a CDS encoding di-heme oxidoredictase family protein, with product MRRPALVALLLAALCSALQASERSADPQLLRPGSSLTNEQRLDWAVGRSFTHKPWVSAPATTTARDGLGPWFNANSCLACHPGNGQGQLPENGPGLVLRLPIDSPLGSQLQDRALPGFSAEGRIHWQETLNGALRARRYTVLDQPTLAVSARLAPELRGVAALDQVRDADIVAWADPDDLNGDGISGRPALLPANEESGKARQLGRFGWKAAQPSLAEQIAQAFAEDMGIDSSLRHSRRCDDPSLPPLQQQRCQRASGAAPGEDVEISEKLFNAVLLYFRGLSIPTATATPHPAGKRLLHALDCAACHRPSLPLGDDAIQPYSDLLLHDMGEGLADTVAEGGAEGHEWRTAPLWGLGFRSRDPDNTRLLHDGRAGTIHEAILWHGGEATASVQRYRQLSAQDLNDLIRFLQEL from the coding sequence ATGCGGCGCCCTGCGCTTGTTGCCCTGCTGCTGGCGGCATTGTGCAGTGCCCTGCAGGCGTCTGAGCGCTCGGCGGACCCGCAACTGCTCCGCCCCGGCTCATCACTGACGAATGAACAACGCCTGGACTGGGCCGTCGGGCGCAGCTTCACCCATAAACCCTGGGTATCCGCCCCCGCCACCACAACGGCGCGCGACGGGCTTGGCCCTTGGTTCAACGCCAATAGCTGCCTTGCCTGTCATCCGGGCAATGGCCAGGGGCAGCTTCCCGAAAACGGCCCTGGACTGGTTCTCCGCCTGCCCATCGACAGCCCATTGGGCAGCCAACTGCAAGACCGTGCACTGCCGGGTTTTTCAGCAGAGGGACGCATTCATTGGCAAGAAACGCTGAACGGGGCGTTGCGCGCTCGACGCTACACGGTTCTTGATCAACCCACATTGGCGGTGTCAGCAAGACTGGCCCCGGAACTGCGCGGCGTCGCGGCACTGGACCAAGTCCGCGATGCCGATATTGTGGCGTGGGCAGATCCCGACGACCTCAATGGTGATGGCATCTCAGGTCGCCCCGCCTTGCTGCCCGCTAACGAGGAATCGGGAAAAGCGCGACAGCTTGGCCGTTTTGGCTGGAAGGCGGCGCAGCCAAGTCTGGCCGAACAGATTGCTCAGGCCTTTGCAGAAGATATGGGCATCGATTCCTCTCTGCGCCACAGTCGCCGCTGCGACGATCCGTCGCTGCCGCCCCTCCAGCAGCAGCGTTGCCAACGTGCATCGGGCGCCGCGCCGGGAGAGGACGTGGAAATCAGTGAGAAACTTTTCAATGCTGTACTGCTCTACTTCCGGGGGCTGAGCATACCGACGGCAACAGCGACGCCGCACCCGGCTGGCAAGCGACTGCTCCATGCGCTGGACTGCGCCGCCTGCCACCGGCCCTCTCTGCCACTCGGCGACGACGCCATTCAGCCTTACAGCGATTTGCTGTTGCACGATATGGGCGAGGGCCTGGCCGATACTGTTGCCGAAGGTGGCGCCGAAGGGCATGAATGGCGAACGGCGCCGCTATGGGGGCTTGGCTTTCGCAGCCGTGACCCAGACAATACACGATTACTGCACGATGGCCGCGCAGGCACTATCCACGAAGCCATTCTATGGCACGGCGGCGAAGCCACAGCCAGTGTCCAGCGCTACCGCCAATTGTCAGCGCAAGACCTTAACGATCTCATCCGCTTTTTACAGGAGCTGTAA
- a CDS encoding imelysin family protein: MIKRLLSALLSCSLLLPTVTLAAPNAPDKKAIVAHYSDMAYAIYSDAATAAETLKQRVDALLSAPSATTLKAARDAWLAARVPYQQSEVFRFGNAIVDDWEGKVNNWPLDEGLIDYVADDYVYALGNIAAELNIIANPSIDLGGAHIDATRITPELLEELNELGGNAANVTSGYHAVEFLLWGQDLNGHKPGAGQRPYTDYVSGEGCTHGHCDRRADFLRAATQLLASDLHDMAAQWAPGKDNYRKELLALPAERGIARIFYGMGSLSLGELGGERIKVALEANSTEDEHDCFSDNTHNSHYYDGLGIRNVYLGEYQRLDGSKLTGPSLHDAVAAANADADTKMRGALDHTMAELSKLKALAEGAQQQPFDVLIAPGNEQGRKLLVSILEALSQQTRLLEDAAASLDINPNAI; the protein is encoded by the coding sequence ATGATCAAACGCTTGCTGAGCGCACTGCTGTCCTGCTCTCTGTTGCTGCCCACCGTTACCCTCGCAGCGCCCAACGCCCCCGACAAGAAAGCCATTGTGGCGCACTACAGTGACATGGCCTACGCGATATACAGCGATGCAGCCACCGCTGCCGAGACGCTGAAACAACGTGTCGACGCCCTGCTCTCCGCCCCGTCTGCGACCACTCTGAAGGCCGCTCGCGATGCCTGGCTGGCCGCTCGAGTGCCGTATCAACAGAGCGAAGTGTTCCGATTCGGCAATGCCATTGTCGATGACTGGGAAGGCAAGGTGAACAACTGGCCCCTGGACGAAGGACTGATCGACTATGTGGCTGACGACTACGTATACGCGCTGGGCAATATCGCCGCCGAACTGAATATCATTGCCAACCCGAGCATTGATCTCGGTGGCGCACACATTGACGCGACCCGCATCACCCCCGAACTGCTGGAAGAACTGAACGAGCTCGGTGGCAACGCTGCGAATGTCACCAGCGGCTATCACGCTGTGGAGTTTCTGCTGTGGGGCCAGGACCTGAACGGCCATAAACCCGGCGCAGGCCAGCGTCCCTACACGGACTATGTCAGCGGCGAGGGCTGCACTCACGGCCACTGCGATCGCCGCGCTGATTTCCTGCGAGCCGCCACACAATTGCTCGCCAGCGACCTGCATGACATGGCCGCGCAGTGGGCGCCCGGTAAGGACAACTACCGCAAAGAACTGCTGGCTCTGCCCGCCGAACGCGGCATAGCCCGGATTTTCTACGGTATGGGCTCACTGAGTCTCGGCGAACTGGGCGGCGAGCGCATCAAGGTCGCACTGGAGGCAAACTCCACGGAAGACGAGCACGACTGCTTCAGTGACAACACACACAACTCCCACTATTACGACGGACTGGGTATTCGCAATGTCTATCTGGGCGAATACCAGCGACTGGACGGCAGCAAACTGACGGGGCCTTCACTGCACGATGCCGTGGCGGCTGCCAATGCCGATGCAGACACCAAGATGCGCGGCGCACTGGACCACACCATGGCGGAGCTGAGTAAACTGAAAGCCCTCGCCGAAGGCGCTCAACAGCAGCCCTTCGACGTATTGATTGCCCCCGGCAACGAACAGGGACGCAAACTGCTGGTCAGCATTCTTGAGGCGCTCAGTCAGCAGACTCGACTCCTGGAAGATGCCGCCGCCAGCCTCGACATCAATCCCAACGCGATCTAA
- a CDS encoding putative bifunctional diguanylate cyclase/phosphodiesterase: MNFWRFDADSAVLGHPLMGSYDPLLVGLSVVISCFAGITALALADRMTASPSRSAKAWWQLGGAAALGFGIWSMHFTGMLAFKLPEHADMQYDAGLTLISLLPAMAGSVAALYFISQANFSGLHLQLCSIALAGGIGVMHYTGMEAMQMPGLRYDLPLFIASFGIAYLLALTALSIRRYLRAQKQLPENAVSYISGTIIGISVSGMHYTAMEASRFYAIGEGHAIQSVVSSANLASGIGLFAALILGLSIVAAWIDRQVGFQRLLNLEKMAHTDALTGLPNRVLYESQLEDALEKNQRQGDNLALMYFDLNKFKPINDTYGHAAGDLLLREFASRLKHSLREHDLAARLGGDEFAALLRGFSKVEDVAMIAERILDSLATPVRLDRLELYLSTSIGISICPDDAQSKDELIQLADEAMYRAKAGKLGYCFAGYQLGRLSEEYQLATDAITRALDRSEISLLYQPIIDLQTRQIIAVEAFARFPNQNSQSPLEFYELAERRGKTRELSDLVLRAVCRQASQWLKDGIEFGRIAVNISDMQTRHPDFSKCLLGIMQQFSVPGERLELELSASCFKSPNDGIKSQIISAKARGVTITLDDADANALQAISECPVQKVKISRNLVADSVHSTKARALIKTIATLSLELGYELSCGGIETEEQLKRVTDAGCRSGQGYLFYHPMTADLFASKIASLTGAQ, translated from the coding sequence ATGAATTTTTGGCGATTTGATGCTGATTCAGCGGTATTGGGACATCCGCTGATGGGAAGCTACGATCCACTGCTGGTAGGCCTCTCTGTTGTCATCTCCTGCTTTGCAGGCATTACCGCGCTGGCGCTGGCAGACAGGATGACGGCAAGCCCCTCCAGGTCAGCCAAGGCCTGGTGGCAGCTTGGCGGTGCTGCCGCGCTGGGCTTTGGCATCTGGTCTATGCATTTCACCGGCATGCTTGCCTTCAAGCTGCCTGAGCATGCTGACATGCAGTATGACGCAGGTTTGACCCTGATTTCCCTGCTACCTGCAATGGCTGGTAGTGTTGCCGCGCTCTACTTCATATCCCAAGCTAATTTCAGCGGTCTGCATCTGCAGCTATGTTCTATCGCGCTGGCCGGTGGCATTGGCGTGATGCACTACACCGGCATGGAGGCCATGCAAATGCCGGGGCTGCGGTATGACCTGCCCCTGTTTATTGCCTCATTCGGTATCGCCTATCTGCTGGCGCTGACCGCCCTCAGCATCAGGCGCTATCTTCGCGCCCAGAAACAACTGCCGGAAAATGCGGTGAGTTACATCTCGGGCACGATTATCGGGATTTCCGTATCCGGCATGCATTACACCGCCATGGAAGCATCGCGTTTCTATGCCATTGGCGAGGGACATGCCATTCAATCTGTTGTCTCCAGCGCGAATCTGGCCTCTGGAATTGGTCTGTTTGCCGCACTGATCCTGGGGTTGAGTATTGTTGCCGCCTGGATTGACCGTCAGGTGGGCTTCCAACGCCTGCTCAACCTGGAAAAAATGGCACACACCGATGCACTGACCGGGCTTCCCAACCGGGTGCTCTACGAAAGCCAATTGGAAGACGCCTTGGAAAAGAACCAGCGCCAGGGAGACAATCTGGCACTGATGTATTTTGACCTCAATAAATTCAAGCCGATCAATGACACCTATGGCCACGCGGCGGGAGACCTGCTGCTTCGGGAATTTGCTTCGCGCTTAAAACACAGTCTGCGCGAGCACGACCTCGCCGCGAGGCTCGGGGGTGACGAGTTTGCCGCCCTGCTGCGGGGGTTTTCAAAAGTGGAAGACGTGGCAATGATTGCCGAGCGGATTCTCGACTCACTTGCCACGCCCGTGCGCCTGGACCGTCTGGAGTTGTACCTGAGCACCAGTATCGGCATCAGCATTTGCCCCGACGATGCACAAAGCAAAGATGAGCTGATACAGCTTGCTGACGAGGCAATGTATCGCGCCAAAGCGGGAAAACTGGGTTACTGCTTTGCCGGATACCAGCTCGGCAGACTATCCGAGGAGTATCAACTGGCTACCGATGCCATCACCCGGGCGCTTGATCGCTCTGAAATCAGCCTTCTGTACCAACCAATTATTGATCTGCAGACCCGCCAGATTATCGCCGTAGAAGCCTTCGCCCGCTTTCCGAATCAAAACTCGCAATCACCACTGGAGTTTTATGAGCTGGCAGAACGGCGCGGCAAAACCCGAGAGCTGAGCGATTTGGTCCTGCGGGCGGTCTGTCGTCAAGCCAGTCAGTGGCTGAAAGACGGTATTGAATTTGGCCGAATCGCTGTGAATATCAGCGACATGCAAACCCGGCATCCGGACTTCTCCAAATGCCTGCTGGGGATTATGCAGCAGTTCTCAGTTCCCGGTGAGCGCTTGGAGTTGGAGCTGAGTGCCTCCTGCTTTAAATCTCCCAACGACGGAATCAAGTCACAAATCATCTCCGCGAAAGCCCGAGGCGTTACCATCACCCTCGACGACGCCGATGCTAACGCCTTACAGGCGATTAGCGAATGCCCGGTTCAGAAGGTAAAAATCTCCCGTAACCTGGTCGCCGACAGCGTTCACTCCACGAAAGCCCGAGCGCTGATCAAAACCATTGCCACGCTCAGTCTCGAACTGGGTTACGAATTGAGCTGCGGGGGAATAGAAACTGAAGAACAACTGAAGCGCGTCACCGATGCCGGCTGCCGCAGTGGTCAGGGCTACCTCTTCTACCACCCGATGACCGCGGATCTCTTCGCCTCAAAAATCGCCTCACTGACCGGCGCTCAATAA